From a region of the Kwoniella mangroviensis CBS 8507 chromosome 1 map unlocalized Ctg01, whole genome shotgun sequence genome:
- a CDS encoding ubiquitin-conjugating enzyme E2 N produces MSALPKRILKETERLMADSPPGISAAPKDDNLRHFDVTVAGPESSPYEGGIFKLELFLPEEYPMNPPKVRFLTKIYHPNIDKLGRICLDILKDKWSPALQIRTVLLSIQALLGAPNPDDPLANDVAQNWKENQSAAIAQAKEWTRQYAN; encoded by the exons ATGTCAGCTTTACCCAAGCGTATTCTGAAG GAGACAGAACGTCTTATGGCAGATTCACCACCTGGTATATCAGCAGCACCCAAGGATGATAATTTGAGACATTTCGATGTGACTGTTGCTGGACCGGAGTCATCGCCttatgaag GAGGTATATTCAAGCTTGAGCTGTTCTTACCTGAAGAATATCCTATGAACCCGCCAAAAGTGAGATTCTTGACCAAGATCTA TCACCCAAATATCG ACAAACTCGGTAGAATCTGTCTTGATATTCTCAAAGATAAATGGTCCCCAGCTTTACAAATCCGAACTGTCCT CCTCTCTATTCAAGCTCTTCTGGGAGCTCCCAATCCCGATGATCCCCTCGCCAACGATGTAGCGCAGAACTGGAAAGAGAACCAAAGTGCGGCCATCGCCCAAGCTAAAGAATGGACTAGGCAATATGCTAATTAA